ATAAGTGAGGCATGATTGTTTTTTGGATAAAGGACGTGAGAGATTGACTGGCCCGCTTTCGGCTTGATCGCAACGATAGATTCAGATATTGAGTGTATATGGGAGAAAAGGCTTTATGAAGTAGACAAGTGACGGGGAGGTGTCGGCTGTCGAGATTTTAGCCTGTTTTTATAATAAATATGCTGGCATAAACGAAGTAAAGATATTGTGCTAAAATAAAGAATTTCTACCGAAGCGGAAGGTGTTAAATGGATGATTCTCGGAAGACAAAGGGAGAGTTGATCGAGGAGTTAAAAAACCTCAAGGAGGAGCTTGCCGCGCTGAATGTTAGAGATGTTGAGCTGAAAGAGGCCAAGGATAGGCTCAAAAAGACGCTCGAGGAGCTTGGCACGGATCAGGAAAGGCTCCAATCTTACATCGAAGAGTTGAAAATAACGGAGGAGGAGCTTCGAATGCAGAACGAGGAGATCCGGGCCATCACCGGCGAGCTTGAAGATTCGAAGAAGAAGTACTTCAACCTCTTCGACCTCGCTCCCGTGGGCTATTTTGTCTTCAATAAAGACATTGTAATACTGGAGGTCAACCTAACCGGAGCGGAGATGATAGGCCGCGAAAGGAAATATCTGATAAACAAACCGTTGATTCCTTTCATCGCACCGGAATACAGGGACTTTCTGACGGCCCATTTCAGGCAACTAAATAAAAATACGGAACTATTTACTTAACAAAGCTAGTTAATTTTAAAGGTTTAAACTAATCAAATCAAGATAAAAGGAGGTGTATAAACTCAAAAGATGGATGATGAATTACATGTT
This genomic stretch from Candidatus Zymogenus saltonus harbors:
- a CDS encoding PAS domain S-box protein, coding for MDDSRKTKGELIEELKNLKEELAALNVRDVELKEAKDRLKKTLEELGTDQERLQSYIEELKITEEELRMQNEEIRAITGELEDSKKKYFNLFDLAPVGYFVFNKDIVILEVNLTGAEMIGRERKYLINKPLIPFIAPEYRDFLTAHFRQLNKNTELFT